The genome window GCCTGGCCGTCTCGTCCAtctcctctttttccttCATCGTCGACGTCAAAGCTTGGGGACTGCTTCACACAGTCGTTCTTTCGATCActctcttttccaccacTCCTCCCGCCCTCAGGGAAACCCTATTGGTATCGGCTTCATTCTTTCAGCCGTTCCGTCCAGTCATTTTTGTTGATGCAGTCCCTGTGACACAACACGAGGAAGTAGAGTAAAAGTAATTACACGCGCGGTTGTGAGTTGAAGTTGATCTACTTGATATGTATCTACAACACCGCTAATATTCTCTCTCTACAGCTCCCGGCAGCTCGTATATACCGACCGCCATTTACATTCCTTACATCTGGCTTTAGGTCTcacaacaccctcaccacaaccaccacaatggACTCATTCACACACATCGTCCGCCGGGGCCTCGACACCGGCGACAACGAGACAACCGTCGATATCCTCATCGCACTTCTCGCTCTTACTTTCTGCGGCTTGCTGGCTTTCTCCCTTTTGGTGCTGATGCGGAGGATGCGGAGGCAGAAGCAGATGTTGGACGAGACCCTCCCCCAATACCATGATGTCAAGAAGTCGGGCAACCACAGACGTCTCACCATCGAAACCGGCAACGGCCGACAAAGCGTCATCGTCTTCAACAATGGCGCCTCGCCCATGCTTGCCAACCCCCGATCGCCTCCCCACTCCCCCGACAACGTTCCCCAGATTCACATCACCTTCCCCGACGAGCAGGACGACCAAGGCAGGCCAAAGAGCGGCcgtgttgtcgtcgtccgTGTTGGCGAGACCACCGTTGGCCTCGAGCCCCTCAACGACGAACAACTACCCGCCTATGAGAAGGAAAACAGCACGCAGTTCTACTCGGTGGACATTGAGAAGATTGGCGGactcaaggagaaggagttccGCTAAACTACAACATGTTACCACTCAAACAATGggaaccaacaacaaacatgAAGGCTCATTCGCGCACACAAACGACGAGCCGGACTATTTAATGATTTGACGGGCGACTGGAGTTTGTGAGAAAAACGGGACCGGGCACGAAAATTATACCATACATACCTTCCTTCTGCAGAAAACACCGGCCTTGCTGTTTTCTTCCACTTGTCTATTTATTCAATTCGAGGGTCGCTGAGGGCACCCAGCTTCCAAACACTTTCGATACAATTCAGCTTGGAGAGGACCTGATGCGCGCAGGCTGGCTTAACGGGAGCATGGGGGGAGCACACCAGATGTGCCCGCTATATAGATAGATGCTATGATGGTGCCAACGGGTAGCAACCGCGTAcattcacacacacacacacacattaTGAAgtactctttttttttcaatGTTTTTCGGTGGGTGGATCAACGTACATACTTGGGGTGCATTGCTGATCGGGCAGCGTTTCGATGGCGGGTTTGTGGCATTTCTCTAACCGTCATCTCGGACATTCTAGTATtgtataattaaatatacgATGCCTGCCGCG of Podospora pseudopauciseta strain CBS 411.78 chromosome 7 map unlocalized CBS411.78m_7, whole genome shotgun sequence contains these proteins:
- a CDS encoding uncharacterized protein (EggNog:ENOG503P4AS) is translated as MALPRLGPPDTRDIIGACLITVESLSHNTLTTTTTMDSFTHIVRRGLDTGDNETTVDILIALLALTFCGLLAFSLLVLMRRMRRQKQMLDETLPQYHDVKKSGNHRRLTIETGNGRQSVIVFNNGASPMLANPRSPPHSPDNVPQIHITFPDEQDDQGRPKSGRVVVVRVGETTVGLEPLNDEQLPAYEKENSTQFYSVDIEKIGGLKEKEFR